The Enterobacter asburiae sequence GCCTGGCTGTTTCATTACCAGCTCTTGCTACAGGAGGAACTGACTCACCGAGTATAACTTTACATATAAGTCATAAACAATACTCAGCTATGTTAGGCCAGACCGATTATGCATTTCCGGATGAGGTGGCTTTACCTCTGGCGGACTTTATCATTGGGGATAAAAATCCCCCAGTGAGTGTGCAGGTGGTGTGGACCGATAGTTGCACTCCGTTAAATGGTACTACAGGTTTAAATATTAGAGCGCAAGGTATTAAGGATCTCAAAGAAATAGCTGATAGCCTGCAAATCCCTGATGAATCAGCGCTTATACATTCCACAAGGCTATGGTTTACAGTTAATAAATCAGCTCAGCCAATGACCCCAAAACAACAATACGAATGTGATTTATTGGGATCACAAAGCTGGTCTAATTCGTTTAACAAAAAGCCGGTAACCAGACTTATTCTCTCTTTCGATACAGAAAAGTCTGCCTGTAGTATTTCTACGTTAGGTTCCTTACGTCTACCGCCGGTGTCAACGAATAATAAACGTTCGTTTGCTGAACTCCCAGTTACGGTGACCTGTAATAATTTTGATTCACCCCCTAATGTCTACTTGACGCTAAAAGGAGGGCAGGGGAGCAATGGTGATAGCCTGTATGATGACAGTAACGTGATGATGGAAGCGCTGTACAATGAGACAGGGCAGCGCTGGAAAGCAGATGGGGAAATGAAATATGAAGTGGGTGAAGTCGATTCCGTTAAAACCATTACCCCCATAATAAGCTCGGCCCTCAAGGAGCGGGCACATGCTGGGCAATACAGTACTTCTGCAACGATTACGCTCGACGTTGAATGAGAACCCAGGTGGGATAAGTATAAAATACAATAGCCTGCTATTCTTTCCATAAAAAACCGGCCTTACCAGGATGACGGTAAGGCCGGCATTCGCTTTCCCTTCTTATTCGTATGTCATATTCAAGGTGGCTATTCCTGATGCGGTTCCCGGTTTAACGGGCCCAGTTGATACAAGTTCAGCCATAAAAGGCATTTCAATAGATGTACCATCACCACCAATTTTATACTCCATCTTTCCCGAGTTCGGCCAGTTCGGTATGAGAGGGGATTGGTCCGGTCCCGCCAGCAACATAAACGCCACATTTTTAGCGGCGTTGTCCCCAGACTCAGTATTTGCAAAGGCCTGATGGTTGAGTGTGTCCGCAGTGCCTGTAGCTGAGACTTGAACACCGGCCACGTTTTGACAGCCTGTAAGCCTAAGTGTGAATGGACGCTTGGCAATTCCACCTTCGTTCAGATTTTCCGAACGAACTTTGTCAAAGTTGATATTGATTCCGCTGGCTGTATTCCAGTCTGGAACGCAAGTCGATTCCGTCACTGTCGCTGTAAATCTAACATTTGTTGAGGCGGGAGCATCGGCATACGCATCAGAATATGTTGCAAACAGCGCGACCGCGATGGCACAGGCTGAGACAGTTTTTCTTACATTATGCATCATACTTATTTCCTTCTTTTTTGTGGTCTATGAGTGATTGTGGATCCCCACTGATAAAATTCGGCATCTGAGGTCAACGGCACATCTCCTGCACCTGAACAAGCCGAGCCGTAAGAACCTTTTCCGTCAGGTGGTAATACACCGTGCACCGCTCATCTGGAGCATCGCCCCATTTAGCGTTTAACTTCCCGTGGAGCGGGAGGCCCGTTAACCACACCTGACCGTTGTCTCCGACAAGCCCGCTGGTATTGCCACTTTCTGCACTAACTGTCGTCCCGAAAGGCAAAGGCGCGCCATTGTGCGTTAGCGTAAACAGCCCATGGATCCCCGTATGCGTGATAAAACTGGCGATGACCACCGCGCCGCGTGTTGGAACAACACGGGTTACGGCATTCTCAATATCCGTATGATCATCAAGTTTGCTGATATCCAGGGCGACCCTGTTTTCTCTGTATGGTCCGGCATACGGTACAACCGTGTAACCACGCCCGTCGGTGCGGATACCGATGTTGCTTTCCACGGGTATGCCTGCTGCACCCGGCGCAGCAACCAGAATGCTGGTTTCACCCAAAGGCTGGCTCAGGGTCAGACCGTGGCTGTGCACGATAGCCCCACCGGACATGCCATAGCGGAGCTGCCGGTAGTCCTGGCTATACCCATATCCGAGGGAGGCGTTCCCGGTTCCGCCCTGATAACTCAAGCTGGCGTCACCGCTTGTGCTTTCTGCGCGGCCATAACCCTGCGTCACGCTCCAGTCGAGGTTGTCATCATCGAGGGCGGTCCCGCTCAGCCCTACCTGGTGGCTGATATTCCCGTCCGTGTTCTGGCTGGCGCTGTAGTTGACCATCAATTGATGGTCGCGGTCAGTGACAGCGTCATGTGAAAGCAGGGCCAGTAATGGCATTGACGTTGAGAGCCAGAGCGTCTTGTCGGCCTCCAGTTGGCCACTGATATGGCTATCCCCCCATGAGAGGCTGTAGCTAACAGGGCCAATCGTGCTGCTGAAGCCTGCTTGCACCGTGTCAGAACTGGCGTTGTTCTGCCAGTACGTCTGATGGCTGGCCGTAACGAACAGCGAGCCGAACGCAACAAGCTTCTGGGAGAGACTGAGCTGGATACGCTCACGCCTGCTGTTGTAGAGGTTATAGTGGCTTGCCCAGTTGTGCTTAACCGGCCTGCCATCAGCATCGTTCTCATTATCGTTCTGCAGCCAGCCGGAAATGTCCTTGAGCGCGACATCCGCCAGGGTGTAAAAGCCTTGGCTGGAGTAACGGTAACCTGCCAGCTGAAATGATGTCCCCGTTGATGCCAGCGAGCTGCCATACATGAAGCGCAAGGACTGGCCCTGATGGCGTGAACCATCCGCAAGGGTACTGTCGGACTGACTCACATCGGCTGACACCGCACCCCATTGCCCCATGCTGAGGCCCGTTCCGACGGCTACAGCGTCGTAATTGTCAGCATACTGAATGCCTCCATAGGCCGTGATGTTATGAGCCAACCCCCAGAGTAACGTTCCCTGCGCAAAGGCTGGTGCAGCATAGCGGTCGCTGCTGCTGCGGTAGCGTCCCGCAACCAGGCCAAAGCGAACATGCCCCTCACGCTGCAGAATGGGAAGGGAAGAATAGGGCACGGTGAAGCTGCGTTTCGTTCCATCCGCCTCAGTCACAGTGATATCAAGATCGCCACCTGACGAGAGCGGGAAGAGATCGCGGATGACGAAAGCTCCCGGAGCCACAAAGGTCCTGTAGACTTCGCTGCCGTTCTGCCGGATGCTGACCTGGGCGTTACTGTTTGCTGTTCCTCGAATAACAGGGGCATAGCCTCGCATGTTGTCAGGAAGCATTCCCTCATCCGTTACAAGTTTGATGCCCCGGAATGAATTAGTATCAAACACGTCTCCATTGGTATTGCTATCACCAAGCGTCAGTTCGCTTTGCAAAGGAATAATAGTTCGCTGTATATAGGTGCTAAGATGCTGCCAGCGATGCACATTGCTGTATCGGTTGCTGTTATCACTCCATGTACTGACGTCGTGTAGTCTCCAGGGCCCGACGTTCAGGCCGCTGGTCAGATTAAGGTAGCTGCTGCGACTGTCGCCATAGCTGCCCCGACTATCACTGCCGCTAAACTGGTAGCTCAACAATGCCGCGTTAATACCTTCATCCCACTGTTCCGGAGGTATCCAGTCTTGCGGCTGGCTGTTCATCGCCGCCTGCGGAATACTGATATCCAGACGCATTTTCTGAAAGTCGAAGGCCGTATAGGCTTGCGGGATGAATTGCCCGGGTGATACACACCGATCTTCAGGCAATGATGCCAGTTGGGGAAAAGCGGAAACGTTTACTCCCATGCGGGCAAGGTCGCGCCGATTGAGGCAAGCCATCAGGTCGGTACTGTCGTGAATATCTTCCCGGTGGGCCTCATTAGGTACCGTGTCAAATTGCAGAGGTTGTGAACGGAAAAAAATGCCGTTCAGATAAATATCTACCGGGTAGCTCCCAGCTACTTGCGCGTGCCCCGTCTCAAAACGTGAAAGATCTGCAACCGCATGCGGATCGTCAGACAGCATGGCCGGATCAAAATGCAATCCGGCAAAGGCGTTACCGAAGATTCCTCCTCCAAGGAGAATGAAAAACCGACTGCATCTGAAAGACATACCATTCACCCGGTAAACTAAAGGCATCACGTCAGAATCAACTGAAGCTATTTAATTGCTGTCTCATTTGCTGGCGTGATGGTGCCGTAATCGTTAACGGTACGGTAAGAAACTGTGCTTCCGTGGTCAGCCGGCAGAGACTCTGTCGCCGTTCCAAGAGGCGAAACCATGAGGTCTTTTAGCGCTTTCCTGCCAGTCGTCACCGCCGTCAGCGTCAGGTAATAAGGAGAGGTATTACGGATAACCAGCTCCGAACCCTGTTGATGAAACTCCAGCAGCGAAGGAGCCATGTCCGGGGAGGGTTTCAGCCCGGAAGGGCGCACAAACAGTTTTATTCTGTTGGCAAGGGCGAAATGCAAGACGTCGTTATTGGCTTTGTTAGTGTCATCGACCGAAGGAATGGCTCTGGCAGTAAAGTAATAAAGCGTTTCACGGTCTTTTGAGAGAGCTCCGCCTGTATGAATAATACGTAATGTGTTTTCATTTTTAGGGCCACTAAGATAAAGCGGTGGCGTCACAATAAAGTCTGAGGTTTTATGTCCTGACGCATCCTCAACCCAGGATTGCACAAGAAAGGAGTCAGTAGCAGAAGAGTTAATTATCGCCAGATTTACCTGCTCAGAGCTCTGCGGGTAAACAATGCGTGTCCCCATAATGGAAATCCCCCCCTCTGCCAGAACCGGTTGGGTCAGGCAGGCAAAGATACCAGTAAAAATAATTGCCAGTGATTTTTTTATGGCACACTTAGAACCGGAAGACATCATTATTCTCCTGTCTGTCAATACCAGGACATCAGTAAAAGTACGAACGTAAAAAAAACAACTGCATGTGGCGGGAAGTATAATGAAGGTTGAATGGCATGAGCAATATTTCCTCAGCGATCAAAAAATATATTTTTTAACATATCATCGGAGCATTATATGATATCCTTATGAAAACAATTTGTTTTGTTTAACCTTTAAAAACAATGAGTTAAATATCTTCGCGTAGTCATTGATAAACAGATCCGCAACAAATATTGCGTTCGTTATAAACACTCAATAGAAAGTCTGTTTATGGTCCGTTTAAAAGGTAAAATCGTAATGCCATTTGATTCCTTATATACTTGACGCAATTCACTAAACAATGAGGGAAAGAAGATGGATCATTTGATTAAGAAAGGTATGTGCATTGCGTTAATTCTGTCCGCAGCAGGGACTGTACAGGCAGCGGATAAAACTCCCAATGATAACTTTTTTACAGGGATTAAAATTTTTTCCGAAAAAGTGGCTCAGGGGAGCCAATGGGACAGTACTACCGGTGAAGCCAAGTACATGGTGAGCTATAAAGTCTCACTTGATAACTTTTCTAATAAAAGTATTGAGCCGGGAAAAAACAATAAAATGTGCTTCTTCCTCTTTGATAAAAGCGGAAAATCTTTCATGAGCACAGGCATTGAGCTCGAAATGTTGAAAAAATACAAGCCGTTAGACAACAGAACAGGTATGGTTTATTTCGCCAGCTCAAACCCTGATGTGCTGAATATGCCATTCGTGCGATTCGGGATTGGAAAAGACTGTATCTCTGAATGATAAAATCAACACCTGCAGTTGATGCAGGTGTATACTCACACTTTTATTTACACTGTTCCATCATTGACAGGATGGATTTATGTAACTCAGGATCGCGAGGTGCATAGTAAAATTCAATGGAAGTCTGTTTTTCGCTGAATTTACTGACTTCGACCCAGGCAACATCGGTATAATCGCTATCCTGGAGATTATATCTTTCGCTACCATCAGGAAGGGTATCATCAAATTCCAGCGATAAATGTTCTCTGGAGGATGCGTACATAAGGCAATCTGCGACCTGGCTTTTAGGATGATTGATATAGAAGGATGCCACTTCCGGATGCGTTCCAACTTTACCCAGATCCACGCAACCGCTTAGACACAGAGCGGGGAAGAGTATAAGAAGTTTATTCATATAGCGGCGCCTCACTGCTGATTGTCAATCAAGAACGCCAGTTCACCCCCGCGCGCTATAACGCACAACCGCTACATAGCAACCCGTTTCCGTCCAACAAATATCCACCGCAGATAGTCGTATAGCCAGTTAAACAGCATTGTGTATGGCAGAAAAAACAGTACCAGACTAATCTCAACGAAAAATGCCTCAGTCATGGTTAAATTCAGCATAACCATCGCGACGGGGATTAGGGTGACGATCAGTCCTGTTTCAAAACCCACCGCATGTATAGTACGAACGAGAAATGTTCGTTGAAACTGATGTTTTTTTTGCAGGGAGTCAAAGAGTTTATTAAATACAAAATTCCAGGCCGTTGCGGTAAGTGCAGATATCACGGACAGGGAGCCTGACTGGAGTATCGACACGTTCATTAGCCAGGCAAGCGAAAGCGCGATGATAACGTTAGCTATCACTTCAAAAATGACAGCATGGAAGATTCTCTCTTTAATACTTTTATTTAATTCAATTTCCATTTGCTTAGGGCTGCGTTTTTCAAAAGCTGAAGTATATCAGACATCGTTCAACTCTTTCTAAACGTACAGGTTAGGATTATGTTAAATGCAGCCCATACCCGCTAATGTGGAATGCACGGCCTCAATAAGAGGGGTATGCGGTTCATGGCCTAAAAAGGTAATCAGTTTTGAATTATCCATCTCTATTGTCTGCTTCCAAAGATAGCGCATCTCCCGCATTTCATGCAGCGTAGCGTTAAAGGTACTCATCGCAGAGATAAGCCACCAGGGAAATGACTTTACCTTCGCCGTAATTCCGGCACGCTCCGCGACGTGCTTTATGGCTGCGGTCATCGCTGTCCCATCAGGATCCCAATGCCCGCGCATATGGAAACTGGCAAACGGTTCGAGCTCATCCCGACGCGCCAGCAGCGCTGCGAGCGTTTCGGCGACATCCGGCAGATAAGCCCACTGATGACCTGCGCCGATTTTTCCGGGGTTTTTAATTACCTTCGGCGGATGCCCCGGTTTGACTAATCCCTGTGAAAACCAGCTGTTGCCAGCATGGGGACCAAAAAAGTCGCCAGCCCGCAAAATCAGCACCTTTCCGCCACGCTGTGCATAGGCTGCGAGCTCTTGCTCCATTTGCATACGTATGACTCCTTTTCGGGTAACCGGATCCTGAAGGGAATCCTCGCGTAAGAGAGGAAAAGCATCAGGGCCGAAGTTATAAACCGTCCCCGGCAGAACGATTAATGCACCGTTTCGCTCCGCTGCGCTGATGGTGTTATGCAGCATGGGCAAAATGACGCCCTTTATTTTACAAACACTTAAACAGTTCCCACAGATAAACCGCGAACTGTTTACCGTGCGAACCGACAGTGATGTTGCGCAATTAAACCTCATACGCGCCGGGGCAGGTATCGGTATGTGTCAGGTTCAGCTCGCCGATTTTTCTCCGCCGTTACAGAGGATAATGCCTGATTTCTTTGCGTTTCATCTCGACACCTGGCTGGTGATGCATGAGGATCTACGCCATAGCCAGGCCTGTAAAACGGTGTTTGATTTTCTTGCTGAGGGTTTACAGGCCTATATCAACAGGGCAAAACGGTAAGCCATGCACTGTGAGATGATCAGCGTGACGATAACAGCACTTGAGAAGACACACTCAGAGGCCATTATCATCCAGGCCAAGGATGTCCACAAAACGCCAGATTTCTCCTTATTTCATATTGGTGCGTATAATGTATATTATGTTAAATGCCATCTGGTAGTTAATCACGAGCCGATACATCAATCTGTTACTAATTCTGACCTCCCTCACGCTTCTCGTCTTTCACTGTCGATTACGACGATTTGTGAAAAAAACTCAAAACACCATTCGATGGCGCATGCTGTTTCCCTTCATGTCTGTGCAATACCCTGTCACATACAGAATTGCTGGCAATAAAAGAAGGAACACAGAATGAAGTATGTGAATCTGGGTCGTAGCGGTTTGCAAGTCTCCCGTCTTTGTCTCGGTTGTATGAGCTATGGTGAACCTGAACGTTTGCCTCAACCCTGGTCCCTGGATGAAAAGGCGTCACGTCCGCTCATTCGTCAGGCGCTTGAAGCGGGCATTAATTTTTTTGATACCGCGAATATCTACTCGGGCGGAAGTTCTGAAGAGATCACTGGAAAAGCGCTGAGAGAAATGGCCAGACGCGATGAGATCGTTGTGGCGACAAAGACCTTCTTTCCGTGGCGCAACTCACCCAATACCGGGTTTCTTTCCCGCAAGGCCATTTTTCAGTCTATTGACGATAGCCTGATGCGCTTAGGTATGGATTATGTGGATCTCTTTCAGATTCACCGCTTTGACCACTCCACGCCTGTTGAAGAGACCATGGAGGCTCTGCATGACCTCGTTAAATCAGGAAAAGTACGTTACATCGGCGCATCATCTATGGAAGCCTGGCGCTTTGCAAAAATGCAGCATACTGCAGAGCGTAACGGCTGGACCCGATTTATTACGATGCAACCGCAATACAACCTGCTTTACCGGGAAGAAGAGCGCGAGATGTTGCCCCTGTGTGAAGACCAGGGCGTTGGTGTGATCCCCTGGAGTCCGATGGCACGCGGCAGGCTCACGCGCGACTGGAGTGTCACGTCCCGACGAACGCAAAACGATGCCTTTGCGTTAAAAATGTATGAGAACGCAGCCCTTCTGGATAAGCCCGTTATTGATGTCGTTGCCAGAATTGCCGAAAAGCACGATGTGCCAAGAGCCCATGTTGCAATTGCCTGGTTGCTATCAAAAACGGTCATCACAGCACCGATCGTAGGCGCGACGAAACCAGAACATCTTTCTACGGCTATCAGCGCGCTGGACTTTTCACTTAGCGATGCCGAAATCATGGAACGTGAGGTTGGCTTCCCCTCCTCCACGCCGAAACCGAACTTAGTGGCAATCACCACACGATCGCGAACGGGGGCCAGTGCTTCCCCGACAAATTCTTCACTGAGATGGGGGCCATACACCTCGGCAGTATCAAAGAACGTGATGCCTTGTTCGAAGGCGGCCCGGATGAGCGAAACCATGGCTTTACGATCGCGCGGACCACCGCCGTAATACCCCACCATAGGCAGACACCCGAGTCCCATGCTGGAAACCTCCAGCGAGCCGAGTTTACGCGTGGTTAAGGTCTCCTTCTGGACGGGAACAGCATCCGAAGGGGCGCTCGACGTGTCCTGACCAGCCGGTTTAGCCATCACGGCTCCGCTCCTGCCAAGGGTGATAGCGGCCAACGCCAGACCGGCGCCGGCGATCAGAAAATTGCGACGATCCCGGGAAGCGGGTACGGAAGCAGAATGCTGGTCATGCATCATCTTACTCATAAACTGGAACTCCCTATAGCGAAGAAAGGATTCATTAATTTGGGCATTACCAGGCATAAGCCTGGGGCGCTTCTCCCCCGGGGCCGGGCCAGATTTCGTCGAGACAGCTCATGGTGTCGTCTGATAGCGTGATTGTTGTTGCGTGAAGCGCCTCCCGGAGTTGTTCCGCCGTACGAGGCCCGATAAGTGGAGCAGTAACGACAGGATTCTGCAGGAGCCACGCAAGCGCCACATCGGAAGGGGTTTCGCCGAGGTCCTCACATAATCCTTCGTAGGCTTCCAGCTGCGGACGATACTGTTCGATTAGACGGGCAAACGCGGGCCTCGCACGGCGCCCGCTGGCCATCTTTTTCAGTACGCCGCCAAGCAACCCTCCGGCAAGTGGACTCCAGGGAATCAGTCCCAGGCCAAAATGACGGCATGCGGGAATGACCTCCAGCTCAACAGTTCGGGCAGTCAGATTGTAGAGACTTTGCTCAGCAACCAGGCCCAGGGAATGACGGGCCGTGGCAACTGACTGCGCAGTCGCAATGTCCCAGCCTGCGAAATTGCTGCTACCGATATAAAGCACTTTTCCCTGCTGAACAAGGAGCTCCATGGCCTGCCAGACCTCTTCCCATGGTGTATAACGATCGATGTGATGCATCTGATAGACGTCAATATGGTCGGTCTTAAGCCGTCGCAAACTGTCCTCGCAGGCCTTGCGAATATGGTAAGCAGAAAGACGGCGATCGTTCGGACCTGGTCCCATAGGCTGATAGGCTTTCGTCGCCAGAACGATACGGTCACGGCGGCCACCCTGCTGGAGCCAGCGACCAATAATCTCTTCGGACAGCCCCGAACCTTGCTGGATATCGGGTGATTGCTCGGTGCCATACACGTCTGCTGTATCAATGAAATTGATACCCGCCTCAAGCGCTTCATCCAGAATGCGGGCGCTGGTTTTCTCGTCGGTGACGTCACCAAAATTCATGGTTCCGAGACAAAGGCGGCTGACTTTCAGGCCGGTGCGGCCAAGATGCGTATAGTTCATACACGGCTCCGTTAGGTGAATATTCCGCCCTGACCGACGGCCAGAGCGCATAATTTTCAAGAATAACGAAGCACAACGTGTTCAGTGAGAGGCGATGAGTGGATGGACTTGTGAAATAAATTCAGCAACGGATTAGCCCTGGTCGGTCTATGGTGTATATCATTTCCGTATCAACGCATTCGGGCCTTAACGCACAAGGAAAACGATTCTGTATGCAAATAAGCAGAGCTGATGTCGCCGATCT is a genomic window containing:
- a CDS encoding fimbria/pilus periplasmic chaperone, which produces MSSGSKCAIKKSLAIIFTGIFACLTQPVLAEGGISIMGTRIVYPQSSEQVNLAIINSSATDSFLVQSWVEDASGHKTSDFIVTPPLYLSGPKNENTLRIIHTGGALSKDRETLYYFTARAIPSVDDTNKANNDVLHFALANRIKLFVRPSGLKPSPDMAPSLLEFHQQGSELVIRNTSPYYLTLTAVTTGRKALKDLMVSPLGTATESLPADHGSTVSYRTVNDYGTITPANETAIK
- a CDS encoding PACE efflux transporter; the encoded protein is MEIELNKSIKERIFHAVIFEVIANVIIALSLAWLMNVSILQSGSLSVISALTATAWNFVFNKLFDSLQKKHQFQRTFLVRTIHAVGFETGLIVTLIPVAMVMLNLTMTEAFFVEISLVLFFLPYTMLFNWLYDYLRWIFVGRKRVAM
- a CDS encoding aldo/keto reductase translates to MNYTHLGRTGLKVSRLCLGTMNFGDVTDEKTSARILDEALEAGINFIDTADVYGTEQSPDIQQGSGLSEEIIGRWLQQGGRRDRIVLATKAYQPMGPGPNDRRLSAYHIRKACEDSLRRLKTDHIDVYQMHHIDRYTPWEEVWQAMELLVQQGKVLYIGSSNFAGWDIATAQSVATARHSLGLVAEQSLYNLTARTVELEVIPACRHFGLGLIPWSPLAGGLLGGVLKKMASGRRARPAFARLIEQYRPQLEAYEGLCEDLGETPSDVALAWLLQNPVVTAPLIGPRTAEQLREALHATTITLSDDTMSCLDEIWPGPGGEAPQAYAW
- a CDS encoding fimbrial biogenesis usher protein, which produces MSFRCSRFFILLGGGIFGNAFAGLHFDPAMLSDDPHAVADLSRFETGHAQVAGSYPVDIYLNGIFFRSQPLQFDTVPNEAHREDIHDSTDLMACLNRRDLARMGVNVSAFPQLASLPEDRCVSPGQFIPQAYTAFDFQKMRLDISIPQAAMNSQPQDWIPPEQWDEGINAALLSYQFSGSDSRGSYGDSRSSYLNLTSGLNVGPWRLHDVSTWSDNSNRYSNVHRWQHLSTYIQRTIIPLQSELTLGDSNTNGDVFDTNSFRGIKLVTDEGMLPDNMRGYAPVIRGTANSNAQVSIRQNGSEVYRTFVAPGAFVIRDLFPLSSGGDLDITVTEADGTKRSFTVPYSSLPILQREGHVRFGLVAGRYRSSSDRYAAPAFAQGTLLWGLAHNITAYGGIQYADNYDAVAVGTGLSMGQWGAVSADVSQSDSTLADGSRHQGQSLRFMYGSSLASTGTSFQLAGYRYSSQGFYTLADVALKDISGWLQNDNENDADGRPVKHNWASHYNLYNSRRERIQLSLSQKLVAFGSLFVTASHQTYWQNNASSDTVQAGFSSTIGPVSYSLSWGDSHISGQLEADKTLWLSTSMPLLALLSHDAVTDRDHQLMVNYSASQNTDGNISHQVGLSGTALDDDNLDWSVTQGYGRAESTSGDASLSYQGGTGNASLGYGYSQDYRQLRYGMSGGAIVHSHGLTLSQPLGETSILVAAPGAAGIPVESNIGIRTDGRGYTVVPYAGPYRENRVALDISKLDDHTDIENAVTRVVPTRGAVVIASFITHTGIHGLFTLTHNGAPLPFGTTVSAESGNTSGLVGDNGQVWLTGLPLHGKLNAKWGDAPDERCTVYYHLTEKVLTARLVQVQEMCR
- a CDS encoding type 1 fimbrial protein; the protein is MMHNVRKTVSACAIAVALFATYSDAYADAPASTNVRFTATVTESTCVPDWNTASGININFDKVRSENLNEGGIAKRPFTLRLTGCQNVAGVQVSATGTADTLNHQAFANTESGDNAAKNVAFMLLAGPDQSPLIPNWPNSGKMEYKIGGDGTSIEMPFMAELVSTGPVKPGTASGIATLNMTYE
- a CDS encoding DUF4354 family protein is translated as MDHLIKKGMCIALILSAAGTVQAADKTPNDNFFTGIKIFSEKVAQGSQWDSTTGEAKYMVSYKVSLDNFSNKSIEPGKNNKMCFFLFDKSGKSFMSTGIELEMLKKYKPLDNRTGMVYFASSNPDVLNMPFVRFGIGKDCISE